The following coding sequences are from one Geothrix sp. window:
- a CDS encoding M2 family metallopeptidase: MRLLPALILGVPLMAQMAAPLQDRADRFLKLVNAGYQSLTYVAAQASWNAASDVKPENDAAAEWAGKAYAAFNGNPALITEARELLQHRKELKGITVRQLERVLLNAAEGPMTNPKLVSDRIVAETAQTSTMNGFTWTLDGQPISANRIDEILGKSADLAERRKVWELSKENGPALRAGLVKLRDLRNGCAQALGYPDYFALQVAKYDLSTDEMMAFNRKFLAELKPLYLQLHTWVKYEMAKKYGQPVPRAIPAHWINNRWSQNWTGFVTAVDFDPYFKGWQPERIVKTAEAFYTGLGFDPLPASFWVKSDLYPVKPGETRKKNSHAFCNHLDLENDIRSLMSVEANSQWFETAHHELGHGYYFMSYTNPNVPPLLRDGANPSFHEGIGELVGLATRQIPYLKATGVLPADYKVDEMQVLLNDALETAIPFMFWACGTMPEWEADFYAKGMPAGEMNARWWKRVRELQGVEPPSPRGEQFCDAATKTHINDNPAYYYSYGWATVFKFQVHDHIARKILHQDPRATNYAGHKEVGAFLKTILSKGATEDWRKVLKDATGEDLSTRAMMDYFKPLMAWLEQQNKGRQIGWD, translated from the coding sequence ATGCGCCTGCTTCCAGCCCTGATCCTCGGTGTGCCCCTGATGGCCCAGATGGCCGCCCCCCTGCAGGACCGGGCCGACCGCTTCCTGAAGCTGGTGAACGCGGGCTACCAGTCGCTCACCTACGTGGCCGCGCAGGCCAGCTGGAACGCGGCCTCCGACGTGAAGCCCGAGAACGATGCCGCGGCGGAGTGGGCGGGGAAGGCCTATGCCGCCTTCAACGGCAACCCGGCCCTCATCACCGAGGCCCGGGAGCTGCTCCAGCACCGCAAGGAGCTGAAGGGGATCACCGTCCGCCAGCTGGAGCGCGTCCTGCTCAACGCCGCCGAAGGACCCATGACGAACCCCAAGCTGGTCTCGGACCGCATCGTGGCGGAGACGGCCCAGACCAGTACCATGAACGGGTTCACCTGGACCCTGGACGGCCAGCCCATCAGCGCCAACCGCATTGACGAGATCCTGGGCAAGAGCGCCGACCTGGCGGAGCGCCGCAAGGTATGGGAACTGTCCAAGGAGAATGGGCCGGCCCTGCGGGCGGGGCTGGTGAAGCTGCGCGACCTGCGCAACGGCTGCGCCCAGGCTCTGGGCTACCCCGACTACTTCGCCCTGCAGGTGGCCAAGTACGACCTGAGCACGGACGAGATGATGGCCTTCAACCGGAAGTTCCTCGCAGAGCTGAAGCCCCTCTACCTGCAGCTGCACACCTGGGTGAAGTACGAGATGGCCAAGAAGTACGGCCAGCCCGTGCCCAGGGCCATCCCCGCGCACTGGATCAACAACCGCTGGAGCCAGAACTGGACCGGCTTCGTGACGGCCGTGGACTTCGACCCCTACTTCAAGGGCTGGCAGCCCGAGCGCATCGTGAAGACCGCCGAGGCCTTCTACACGGGGCTGGGCTTCGATCCGCTGCCCGCCTCGTTCTGGGTGAAGTCCGACCTCTACCCGGTGAAGCCCGGCGAGACGCGGAAGAAGAACAGCCACGCCTTCTGCAACCACCTGGACCTGGAGAACGACATCCGCAGCCTCATGAGCGTGGAGGCCAACAGCCAGTGGTTCGAGACGGCCCACCATGAGCTGGGGCACGGCTACTACTTCATGAGCTACACCAACCCCAACGTGCCGCCGCTCCTGCGGGACGGGGCGAACCCCAGCTTCCACGAGGGCATCGGCGAGCTCGTCGGCCTGGCCACCCGCCAGATCCCCTACCTGAAGGCCACGGGCGTCCTGCCCGCCGACTACAAGGTGGACGAGATGCAGGTGCTGCTGAACGACGCGCTGGAGACGGCCATCCCCTTCATGTTTTGGGCCTGCGGCACCATGCCCGAATGGGAGGCCGACTTCTACGCCAAGGGCATGCCCGCCGGCGAGATGAACGCACGCTGGTGGAAGCGGGTCCGCGAGCTGCAGGGCGTGGAGCCCCCCAGCCCGCGCGGCGAGCAGTTCTGCGATGCCGCCACCAAGACCCACATCAACGACAATCCCGCCTACTACTACAGCTACGGCTGGGCCACGGTCTTCAAGTTCCAGGTGCACGACCACATCGCGCGCAAGATCCTCCACCAGGACCCCCGCGCCACCAACTACGCCGGCCACAAGGAGGTGGGCGCCTTCCTCAAGACCATCCTCTCCAAGGGGGCCACCGAGGACTGGCGCAAGGTGCTGAAGGACGCCACGGGCGAGGACCTCTCCACGCGGGCCATGATGGACTACTTCAAACCCCTGATGGCCTGGCTGGAGCAGCAGAACAAGGGCCGCCAGATCGGCTGGGACTGA
- a CDS encoding Hsp33 family molecular chaperone HslO has protein sequence MTEPQHRARVIKAVTKDRHIRLSSLDASPLWDGVRRGHPHLDPEACACLTELLSATALLQGRTVFEERLQLLVKGSGRAKAVVADCWPDGTIRGVLDLGEAKAERWIQAPGVLQVMRSNPAGSPYIGNLELVEGGIQVQVEHYLQNSEQIQASLTLWCDPGTGEAGGLLVELLPDCPPARVARLVQAIEGLEVVPHWERTPEFLAAWVSQGEGTEELAAMDLFYRCRCTREALLETLRRFPEAQKADLFKEDEPLEVRCDYCGTLYPITRGDLLPGQA, from the coding sequence ATGACGGAACCACAGCACCGGGCCCGGGTCATCAAGGCCGTCACGAAGGACCGGCACATCCGCCTGTCCTCGCTGGATGCCAGCCCGCTCTGGGATGGCGTCCGCCGGGGGCATCCGCACCTGGACCCGGAGGCCTGTGCCTGCCTCACCGAGCTGCTGTCGGCCACGGCCCTGCTCCAGGGCCGCACGGTCTTCGAGGAGCGCCTCCAGCTGCTGGTCAAGGGCTCCGGCCGCGCCAAGGCCGTGGTGGCGGACTGCTGGCCCGATGGCACCATCCGCGGCGTGCTGGACCTGGGCGAGGCCAAGGCCGAGCGCTGGATCCAGGCCCCGGGCGTGCTGCAGGTGATGCGCTCCAATCCCGCGGGCTCCCCCTACATCGGCAACCTCGAGCTGGTGGAGGGCGGCATCCAGGTGCAGGTGGAGCACTACCTCCAGAACTCCGAGCAGATCCAGGCGAGCCTCACGCTCTGGTGCGATCCGGGCACGGGGGAGGCCGGCGGCCTGCTGGTGGAGCTGCTGCCGGACTGCCCCCCGGCCCGCGTCGCCCGGCTGGTGCAGGCCATCGAGGGCCTGGAGGTGGTGCCCCACTGGGAGCGCACGCCGGAGTTCCTGGCCGCCTGGGTCTCCCAGGGCGAGGGCACGGAGGAGCTGGCGGCCATGGACCTCTTCTACCGCTGCCGCTGCACCCGTGAGGCCCTGCTGGAGACGCTGCGGCGCTTTCCGGAGGCGCAGAAGGCCGATCTCTTCAAGGAAGACGAGCCCCTGGAAGTCCGCTGCGACTACTGCGGCACGCTGTACCCCATCACCCGCGGGGACCTGTTGCCGGGGCAGGCCTGA
- a CDS encoding lysophospholipid acyltransferase family protein: MAARLVIAERGRPLGSPFSVWLNFRAVPFLVAGLTKLWSYTLRVRREGFEAVEDLLARDERFILSFWHRRLFMMPLAYPFQRKGRGVAILSSDSKDGERSAATWRWFDIHAVRGTASDDGAKALVRMIQAVKQGWDFGITPDGPRGPLMELKPGTIALARKTGAWIVPVTLAFDQCFELKTWDRMVIPLPFASCVIRYGEPFRVPPKAEDGAEGLRLQREMDALEAWAEGLRHG, translated from the coding sequence ATGGCCGCGCGGCTCGTCATCGCGGAGCGCGGGCGGCCCCTGGGCTCGCCCTTCTCGGTGTGGCTGAACTTCCGTGCCGTGCCCTTCCTCGTGGCCGGGCTCACCAAGCTCTGGTCCTACACCCTGCGGGTTCGGCGCGAGGGCTTCGAGGCGGTGGAGGACCTCCTGGCGCGGGACGAGCGCTTCATCCTCAGCTTCTGGCACCGGCGCCTCTTCATGATGCCCCTCGCCTACCCCTTCCAGCGGAAGGGGCGGGGCGTGGCCATCCTGTCCAGCGACAGCAAGGACGGCGAGCGCAGTGCCGCCACCTGGCGCTGGTTCGACATCCATGCCGTGCGCGGCACCGCCAGCGACGACGGGGCCAAGGCCCTGGTGCGCATGATCCAGGCCGTGAAGCAGGGCTGGGATTTCGGCATCACGCCGGACGGCCCCCGCGGACCGCTCATGGAGCTGAAGCCCGGCACCATCGCCCTGGCCCGCAAGACCGGGGCCTGGATCGTCCCCGTGACCCTGGCCTTCGACCAGTGCTTCGAACTGAAGACCTGGGACCGCATGGTGATCCCCCTCCCGTTTGCGAGTTGTGTGATCAGGTACGGCGAGCCGTTCCGGGTTCCGCCCAAGGCGGAGGATGGCGCAGAAGGCCTGCGTCTTCAGCGGGAGATGGATGCGCTGGAAGCGTGGGCGGAAGGACTGCGACATGGCTGA
- the queC gene encoding 7-cyano-7-deazaguanine synthase QueC — MAELAVVSLSGGMDSCVTAAIAKAQGYELALLHADYGQRTQARERQAFRDIADFYEVRASRRLIIAFDTLKAIGGSALTDASIALPEGDPERAGVPVSYVPFRNAHLLATCVSWAEVLGARAIFVGFVEEDSSGYPDCREAFLRSFEQTANLGTRPETQLAFHAPLLHLRKSEIVRKGRDLGAPLHLSWSCYQGEAEACGHCDSCHLRLRGFKEAGFADPIPYAYLPPGLAPR; from the coding sequence ATGGCTGAGCTCGCCGTCGTCTCCCTCTCCGGCGGCATGGATTCCTGTGTCACGGCCGCCATCGCCAAGGCCCAGGGCTACGAGCTGGCGCTGCTCCACGCGGACTACGGCCAGCGCACCCAGGCGCGCGAAAGGCAGGCCTTTCGCGATATCGCGGACTTCTACGAAGTCCGCGCCTCCCGCCGCCTCATCATCGCTTTCGACACCCTGAAGGCCATCGGCGGCTCGGCCCTCACGGACGCCAGCATTGCCTTGCCCGAGGGCGATCCCGAGCGGGCCGGCGTGCCCGTGAGCTACGTGCCCTTCCGCAACGCGCACCTGCTGGCCACTTGCGTGAGCTGGGCCGAGGTGCTGGGGGCCCGCGCCATCTTCGTGGGGTTCGTGGAGGAGGACAGCAGCGGCTATCCCGACTGCCGCGAGGCCTTCCTCAGGAGCTTCGAGCAGACCGCGAACCTGGGCACCAGGCCCGAGACGCAGCTGGCCTTCCACGCCCCCCTCCTCCACCTGCGCAAGTCCGAGATCGTGCGGAAGGGCCGCGACCTGGGCGCGCCCCTGCACCTCAGCTGGTCCTGCTACCAGGGCGAGGCCGAGGCCTGCGGCCACTGCGACTCCTGCCACCTGAGGCTCCGTGGCTTCAAGGAGGCGGGCTTCGCCGACCCCATCCCCTACGCCTACCTTCCGCCCGGCCTCGCACCGCGCTAG
- a CDS encoding class I SAM-dependent methyltransferase — protein MSTSAESSPAKPLAFVPETRFGVWFLATEVWRVHVLGVALDSLQALAPDLPTGGTILDIGTGLGHSLGALAARFQPERIHALDPDPAFPAKAGASLTTCPVPVTVHRTHAEAMDLPDASVDLVFCHQSLHHIVGQERALAEMFRVLKPGGHLLLAESTRRYIHSWIIRLFFRHPMHVQRTAPQYLDMLRAAGFEVRPDRVHTPYLWWSRWDLGALEWFGMKVPTEREETLLNTVVRKP, from the coding sequence ATGTCCACCTCCGCCGAATCCTCTCCTGCCAAGCCCCTGGCCTTCGTGCCGGAGACGCGCTTCGGCGTGTGGTTCCTGGCCACGGAGGTGTGGCGGGTCCACGTGCTGGGCGTGGCCCTGGACAGCCTCCAGGCCCTGGCGCCGGACCTGCCCACCGGTGGCACCATCCTGGACATCGGCACGGGCCTCGGCCACTCCCTGGGTGCCCTGGCGGCGCGCTTCCAGCCGGAGCGCATCCACGCCCTGGATCCCGACCCGGCCTTTCCCGCCAAGGCCGGGGCCAGCCTCACGACCTGCCCCGTTCCGGTGACGGTGCACCGCACCCACGCCGAGGCCATGGACCTGCCGGACGCCTCCGTGGACCTGGTCTTCTGCCACCAGTCCCTGCACCACATCGTGGGCCAGGAGCGGGCCCTCGCGGAGATGTTCCGGGTCCTGAAGCCCGGTGGCCACCTGCTGCTGGCGGAATCCACCCGGCGCTACATCCACAGCTGGATCATCCGCCTCTTCTTCCGCCATCCCATGCACGTGCAGCGCACGGCGCCCCAGTATCTGGACATGCTCCGGGCGGCGGGCTTCGAGGTGCGACCCGATCGCGTCCACACGCCGTACCTCTGGTGGAGCCGCTGGGACCTCGGCGCCCTCGAGTGGTTCGGCATGAAGGTGCCCACGGAGCGGGAGGAGACCCTGCTCAACACGGTGGTGCGCAAGCCCTGA
- the queF gene encoding preQ(1) synthase, whose product MPTKKTPKASLPSPLPQFVVTRPTGQLDTFVSPRPGRPFTITFETEEFTCLCPLTGQPDFAKLRIVYQPDQLCVESKSLKLYLWSFRDQGAFHEAVTNQILDDLVKATKPQWMRIEGDFLIRGGIRTLVVAEHGKKH is encoded by the coding sequence ATGCCCACCAAGAAGACCCCGAAGGCCTCCCTGCCCAGCCCCCTGCCGCAGTTCGTTGTGACGCGGCCCACGGGCCAGCTCGACACCTTCGTGAGCCCCCGCCCGGGCCGCCCCTTCACCATCACCTTCGAGACCGAGGAGTTCACCTGCCTCTGCCCCCTCACGGGCCAGCCGGACTTCGCCAAGCTGCGCATCGTGTACCAGCCCGACCAGCTCTGCGTGGAGTCGAAGTCGCTCAAGCTCTACCTCTGGAGCTTCCGGGACCAGGGCGCCTTCCACGAGGCCGTCACCAACCAGATCCTCGACGACCTGGTGAAGGCCACGAAGCCCCAGTGGATGCGCATCGAGGGCGACTTCCTCATCCGCGGCGGCATCCGGACCCTGGTGGTGGCGGAACACGGGAAGAAGCATTGA
- the folK gene encoding 2-amino-4-hydroxy-6-hydroxymethyldihydropteridine diphosphokinase, with protein MKAVVALGSNLGDRRAHLEAGLAALRTLGAVLPSPLVMETPDESGRGPAYLNTVAMLVADETDPRRLLEALLRLELTAGRDRNAGRNAPRTLDLDLITTDGPPGIWTWDTPEDLRALGPTLSLELPHPRAFSRPFVLEPWRALSDPGECGGIIPKEKEH; from the coding sequence ATGAAGGCCGTCGTCGCCCTGGGCTCGAACCTCGGCGATCGCCGGGCGCACCTGGAGGCGGGGCTGGCCGCCTTGCGCACGTTGGGCGCGGTGCTGCCTTCGCCCCTGGTGATGGAGACGCCGGACGAGTCGGGTCGCGGTCCCGCCTACCTCAACACGGTGGCGATGCTCGTGGCTGATGAAACGGATCCGCGCCGGCTGCTGGAAGCCCTGTTGCGCCTCGAACTGACGGCGGGCCGGGATCGGAACGCCGGGAGGAACGCGCCCCGCACCCTGGACCTGGACCTGATCACCACGGACGGCCCGCCGGGGATCTGGACCTGGGACACGCCGGAGGACCTGCGCGCCCTGGGCCCCACGCTGAGCCTGGAACTCCCCCATCCCCGCGCCTTCAGCCGGCCCTTCGTGCTGGAGCCCTGGCGGGCCCTGTCCGATCCGGGAGAGTGTGGGGGCATCATCCCAAAAGAGAAAGAGCATTAA
- a CDS encoding dipeptidyl-peptidase 5: MRTALLLTASMALLASRPLQVDDLFKVKKVADPQLSTAGALAYQVGTVDFAANKTVNRIWFKSGGAEAKELDLGGGSQTRPRFSPDGKKLAYQSGGQVWIVDLGTKEKHQLTKLSGGAEGQTWSPDGKWIAFLSTTVPSGNEAENAAYLKAKEASKVSGRLYTALTYRHWNEWKDAKQLSHLFVVPADGSAAPRDLTAGFTTDVPNYAGVSAGDGYAWAPDSRALAFESHPDQAKATTTNGEIYEVALAGGPAKLLSDNKAMDNSPRYSPDGKHLAWRAQRREGFEADKWELWVMDRATGKVVRTTQAFDQSFGDYQWQGADLVGTSERHGHTDLYRWDGASIQPLSDRLHVEGFALAKDHAIVVSSSLTTPPDLYTVTMNDHKAVRASRHNEALAAELGLAQTSDLWLDTLPVEGKRTMTHAFIVEPPGYDPKKTYPVAFVIHGGPQGAWADAWHPRWNAQAWASRGFITVLPNPRGSTGFGQAYCDAISGDWNGAVMTDLMKTLDAVLKQYPNADPKRVVAAGGSYGGYAVNWIAGHYPERFAAFVTHASIFNTESMQLGTEELWFPHWEFKGWPWESAETKARWQAQSPSGAIAHMTKPMLVIHGELDYRVPVTEAFQLYNTLQVRGIPSQLLYFPDEAHFVAKPQNSKLWYETVLGWCERWTKQKQD, encoded by the coding sequence ATGCGCACCGCCCTCCTCCTCACGGCCTCCATGGCCCTGCTCGCCTCGCGTCCGCTGCAGGTGGACGACCTCTTCAAGGTCAAGAAGGTCGCCGATCCGCAGCTCAGCACCGCCGGCGCCCTGGCCTACCAGGTGGGCACCGTGGACTTCGCCGCCAACAAGACCGTGAACCGGATCTGGTTCAAGTCTGGAGGCGCAGAGGCGAAGGAGCTGGACCTCGGCGGCGGCAGCCAGACCCGGCCCCGCTTCAGCCCCGACGGGAAGAAGCTCGCCTACCAGTCCGGTGGCCAGGTGTGGATCGTGGACCTGGGCACGAAGGAGAAGCATCAGCTCACCAAGCTGAGCGGCGGCGCCGAGGGCCAGACCTGGAGCCCCGACGGCAAGTGGATCGCCTTCCTCAGCACCACGGTGCCCAGTGGCAACGAGGCCGAGAACGCCGCCTACCTGAAGGCCAAGGAGGCCTCCAAGGTCTCGGGCCGCCTCTACACCGCGCTGACCTACCGCCACTGGAACGAGTGGAAGGACGCCAAGCAGCTGAGCCACCTCTTCGTGGTGCCCGCCGATGGCAGCGCCGCGCCCCGCGACCTCACGGCGGGCTTCACCACGGACGTGCCCAACTATGCCGGCGTGTCCGCCGGCGACGGCTACGCCTGGGCACCGGACAGCCGGGCTCTGGCCTTCGAATCCCACCCTGACCAGGCCAAGGCCACCACCACCAACGGCGAAATCTACGAGGTGGCCTTGGCTGGTGGCCCCGCGAAGCTGCTCTCCGACAACAAGGCCATGGACAACTCCCCGCGCTACTCGCCGGATGGCAAGCACCTGGCCTGGCGCGCCCAGCGGCGCGAGGGCTTCGAGGCCGACAAGTGGGAGCTGTGGGTCATGGACCGCGCCACGGGCAAGGTCGTTCGCACCACGCAGGCCTTCGACCAGAGCTTCGGCGACTACCAGTGGCAGGGCGCGGACCTGGTGGGCACCAGCGAGCGGCACGGCCACACGGACCTGTACCGCTGGGACGGCGCCTCCATCCAGCCGCTCAGTGATCGCCTGCACGTCGAAGGCTTCGCCCTGGCCAAGGATCACGCCATCGTCGTGTCCTCCAGCCTCACGACCCCGCCGGATCTCTACACGGTGACCATGAACGACCACAAGGCGGTCCGCGCCTCCCGGCACAACGAGGCCCTGGCGGCGGAGCTGGGCCTCGCCCAGACCAGCGACCTCTGGCTGGACACCCTGCCCGTCGAAGGCAAGCGGACCATGACCCACGCCTTCATCGTGGAGCCTCCGGGCTACGACCCCAAGAAGACCTACCCCGTGGCCTTCGTCATCCACGGCGGCCCCCAGGGCGCCTGGGCCGATGCTTGGCACCCCCGGTGGAACGCCCAGGCCTGGGCCAGCCGCGGCTTCATCACGGTGCTGCCCAACCCCCGCGGCTCCACGGGCTTCGGGCAGGCCTACTGCGATGCCATCAGCGGCGACTGGAACGGCGCCGTCATGACCGACCTCATGAAGACCCTGGACGCGGTGCTCAAGCAGTACCCCAACGCCGATCCCAAGCGTGTCGTCGCCGCCGGTGGCAGCTATGGCGGCTATGCCGTGAACTGGATCGCTGGGCACTACCCGGAGCGCTTCGCCGCCTTCGTGACCCACGCCAGCATCTTCAACACCGAGTCCATGCAGCTGGGCACCGAGGAGCTGTGGTTCCCCCACTGGGAGTTCAAGGGCTGGCCCTGGGAGAGCGCCGAGACCAAGGCCCGCTGGCAGGCCCAGAGCCCCAGCGGCGCCATCGCCCACATGACCAAGCCCATGCTGGTCATCCACGGCGAGCTGGACTACCGCGTGCCCGTCACCGAGGCCTTCCAGCTCTACAACACCTTGCAGGTGCGCGGCATCCCCAGCCAGCTGCTCTACTTCCCCGACGAGGCCCACTTCGTCGCCAAGCCCCAGAACAGCAAGCTCTGGTATGAGACCGTGCTGGGCTGGTGCGAGCGCTGGACGAAGCAAAAGCAGGACTGA
- a CDS encoding acyl-CoA dehydrogenase family protein, translated as MDVTLPEHVEALRQEVRKFAEKEIRPHVMTWDEAKTFPFGVVKQLGEMGMMGVIFPEEYGGAGMGYLEYAVVVEELSRVDGSVGITVAAHNSLCSNHIYSMGDERQKQAYLKPLASGKALGAWGLTEPGSGSDAGSLRTSAKKEGSHYILNGTKTFITHGTYGDIFVVMARTRPPQPGHSSADGISAFVLEKGMNGFRAGKQENKLGLRASDTSELIMEDVKVPEANLLGEDGVGFKQAMRTLDGGRISIGALGLGMAQGAFEEAVRYSKIRHTFGRPLADHQGIQFKLADMGTEIEAARLLIYRAAGLKDAGLPYAKAASMAKLYSSEVACRVADQAVQILGGYGYIKDYPVEKYYRDVKLCTIGEGTSEIQRTVIARYLQSEY; from the coding sequence ATGGACGTCACGCTGCCTGAGCACGTCGAAGCCCTGCGCCAGGAGGTGCGGAAGTTCGCCGAGAAGGAGATCCGCCCCCACGTCATGACCTGGGACGAGGCCAAGACCTTTCCCTTCGGCGTGGTGAAGCAGCTGGGCGAGATGGGGATGATGGGCGTCATCTTCCCCGAGGAATACGGCGGCGCGGGCATGGGCTACCTGGAATACGCCGTGGTGGTCGAGGAGCTCTCCCGCGTGGACGGCTCCGTGGGCATCACCGTGGCCGCCCACAACAGCCTCTGCAGCAACCACATCTACAGCATGGGCGACGAGCGGCAGAAGCAGGCCTACCTCAAGCCCCTGGCCAGCGGCAAGGCCCTGGGCGCCTGGGGGCTCACGGAGCCGGGTTCTGGCAGTGACGCGGGATCGCTGCGCACCTCGGCCAAGAAGGAAGGCTCGCACTATATTCTCAACGGCACGAAGACCTTCATCACCCACGGCACCTACGGCGACATCTTCGTGGTGATGGCCCGCACGCGGCCACCCCAGCCTGGCCACAGCAGCGCTGACGGCATCAGCGCCTTCGTGCTGGAAAAGGGCATGAACGGCTTCCGGGCCGGCAAGCAGGAGAACAAGCTGGGGCTGCGCGCCAGCGACACCTCTGAGCTGATCATGGAGGACGTGAAGGTGCCCGAGGCCAACCTGCTGGGCGAGGACGGCGTGGGCTTCAAGCAGGCCATGCGTACCCTCGACGGTGGCCGCATCAGCATCGGCGCCCTGGGCCTCGGCATGGCCCAGGGCGCCTTCGAAGAGGCCGTGCGCTACAGCAAGATCCGCCACACCTTCGGCAGGCCCCTGGCCGACCACCAGGGCATCCAGTTCAAGCTGGCGGACATGGGCACCGAGATCGAGGCGGCCCGCCTGCTCATCTACCGCGCTGCGGGCCTGAAGGACGCGGGCCTGCCCTACGCCAAGGCCGCCAGCATGGCCAAGCTCTACAGCTCTGAGGTGGCCTGCCGCGTGGCGGACCAGGCCGTGCAGATCCTCGGGGGCTACGGCTACATCAAGGACTACCCGGTGGAGAAGTACTACCGGGACGTGAAGCTCTGCACCATCGGCGAAGGCACCAGCGAGATCCAGCGCACCGTGATCGCGCGGTACCTGCAGTCGGAATACTGA
- a CDS encoding S41 family peptidase has translation MARFIKRNWMWLVLTATIAVAGPLLARSSGETARQRSLDTLTEIMDLVQKQSPEPPPPRQLTHATIQGMLHTLDPHSNYMDESEFRLLREEQKGSFFGIGAIIQQHDQGIAIISPMKGGPAERLGVRSGDIIKEIDGTSTEGMTSNAALQKLRGEKGTLVEIAVQRAGIAEFLRFSIPRAEVPTNSVYYSFMLNPTTGFILIKDFGETTADEFERAVATLKKQGMKQLILDLRSNGGGVLDAAIGICRQLLGPDQLIVSQKGRDGREENQTRTSKGAQLDPFPLAILINRGSASASEIVTGAVQDHDRGLVVGQTSWGKGLVQSVLTISRSRGLALTTARYYTPSGRSIQRDYTHGLDDYYNPEDEKDAKPQGPAFKTDLGRTVYGGGGINPDYPMPTLRFNEFMVDLRFRHQAFFRFAVHEKEHFGIKPGQHADEVIMARFRAWALEQKLTVGDKDWDANLASMQEQISIEMQNVAYGIEAGFKIQCEKDPVILKALEILPEADALLQKKQLLQRSAPATVATLR, from the coding sequence ATGGCCCGTTTCATCAAGCGCAATTGGATGTGGCTGGTCCTGACCGCCACCATCGCCGTGGCAGGACCCCTGCTGGCCCGCTCCAGCGGCGAGACCGCCCGCCAGCGCAGCCTGGACACCCTGACCGAGATCATGGACCTGGTCCAGAAGCAGAGCCCCGAACCCCCGCCCCCCCGGCAGCTGACCCACGCCACCATCCAGGGCATGCTCCACACCCTGGACCCCCACTCCAACTACATGGACGAGAGTGAGTTCCGGCTGCTTCGCGAGGAGCAGAAGGGCTCTTTCTTCGGCATCGGCGCCATCATCCAGCAGCACGACCAGGGCATCGCCATCATCAGCCCCATGAAGGGCGGGCCGGCCGAGCGCCTGGGCGTGCGCTCCGGCGACATCATCAAGGAGATCGACGGCACCAGCACCGAGGGCATGACCTCCAACGCCGCGCTCCAGAAGCTCCGGGGCGAGAAGGGCACCCTGGTGGAGATCGCCGTCCAGCGGGCGGGCATCGCCGAATTCCTGCGCTTCTCCATCCCCCGGGCCGAGGTGCCCACCAACAGCGTCTACTACAGCTTCATGCTGAACCCCACCACGGGCTTCATCCTCATCAAGGACTTCGGCGAGACCACCGCCGACGAATTCGAGCGGGCCGTGGCCACCCTGAAGAAGCAGGGCATGAAGCAGCTCATCCTGGACCTGCGCAGCAACGGCGGCGGCGTGCTGGACGCGGCCATCGGCATCTGCCGACAGCTGCTGGGCCCCGACCAGCTCATCGTCAGCCAGAAGGGCCGGGACGGCCGCGAGGAGAACCAGACCCGCACCAGCAAGGGCGCCCAGCTGGATCCCTTCCCCCTCGCCATCCTCATCAACCGGGGCTCTGCCAGTGCCAGCGAGATCGTCACCGGCGCCGTGCAGGACCACGACCGGGGGCTGGTCGTGGGCCAGACCAGCTGGGGCAAGGGGCTGGTCCAGAGCGTGCTCACCATCAGCCGCTCCCGCGGCCTGGCCCTCACCACCGCCCGCTACTACACGCCCTCGGGGCGAAGCATCCAGCGGGACTACACCCACGGCCTGGACGACTACTACAACCCCGAGGACGAGAAGGACGCCAAGCCCCAGGGCCCGGCCTTCAAGACCGACCTGGGCCGCACGGTCTACGGCGGCGGCGGCATCAACCCCGACTACCCCATGCCCACCCTCCGCTTCAACGAGTTCATGGTGGATCTGCGGTTCCGACACCAGGCCTTCTTCCGCTTCGCGGTCCACGAGAAGGAGCACTTCGGCATCAAGCCCGGCCAGCATGCCGACGAGGTGATCATGGCGCGGTTCCGTGCCTGGGCCCTGGAGCAGAAGCTGACCGTCGGCGACAAGGACTGGGACGCCAACCTGGCCTCCATGCAGGAACAGATCTCCATCGAGATGCAGAACGTGGCCTACGGCATCGAGGCCGGCTTCAAGATCCAGTGCGAGAAGGATCCCGTCATCCTCAAGGCCCTGGAGATCCTGCCCGAGGCGGACGCCCTGCTGCAGAAGAAGCAGCTCCTCCAGCGCAGCGCCCCCGCCACGGTCGCCACCCTCCGCTGA